In a genomic window of Gadus chalcogrammus isolate NIFS_2021 chromosome 17, NIFS_Gcha_1.0, whole genome shotgun sequence:
- the LOC130406827 gene encoding GTPase IMAP family member 9-like, producing MLNMESGAKGPCPDMVHNVPEEELRLILIGKVGSGKSASGNTILGRSHFLSKLSGSSVTKVCQLGTKNHVYHVEEEAGGKRRMRKKVVVVDMPGFGDTHLSKEQITTEVSQCLALTDPGPHAFLLVVQVGHIPEGENLAVNILADVFGEAAVRNNTVVLFTRGDDLEEPLEQYLAFAPARLKALIRRCGGRYHVFNNRKIDVNQVDELLSKVEKVVEDNGGMYYTNPRNSGKWGWLC from the exons ATGCTCAATATGGAGTCAG GAGCAAAGGGACCGTGTCCAGACATGGTACACAATGTCCCAGAAGAAGAGTTGAGACTGATCCTGATTGGAAAGGTGGGATCTGGGAAGAGCGCCTCAGGGAACACCATCCTGGGCCGGAGTCACTTCCTGTCTAAGTTAAGCGGAAGCTCTGTTACCAAGGTCTGCCAGCTGGGGACCAAGAACCATGTCTaccatgtggaggaggaggcgggggggaagaggaggatgaggaagaaggtggtggtggtggacatgCCAGGTTTTGgagacacacacctgtccaAGGAGCAGATCACCACGGAGGTCAGCCAATGCTTGGCCCTGACGGACCCCGGCCCACACGCCTTCCTCCTGGTGGTCCAGGTGGGACACATCCCAGAGGGGGAGAACCTGGCCGTCAATATATTGGCTGATGTATTTGGTGAAGCGGCGGTCCGCAACAACACGGTGGTGCTGTTCACCAGGGGAGATGACCTGGAGGAGCCGCTGGAGCAGTACCTGGCCTTCGCACCTGCTAGGCTCAAGGCTTTGATTCGCAGGTGTGGAGGCAGGTACCACGTATTCAACAACCGTAAAATAGATGTGAATCAAGTTGATGAGCTACTGAGTAAGGTGGAGAAGGTTGTGGAGGACAACGGTGGAATGTATTACACCAATCCAAGGAATAGTGGGAAATGGGGATGGTTGTGCTGA
- the LOC130406816 gene encoding uncharacterized protein LOC130406816 — protein sequence MANPIRLLILLSDDSSVRMDLPLVPETVEELIEQVQEACQLVGCIRLQYKDVDFGGTFVNLSTTSSIKDLATIKVIPLVPDSDIILEFIDSVSSNLSELDSSSLSAQTDSGDTVILGSSPSGRLRTEPWPKQFNIPTFSFETEGQLEKGNADYTRNLTRLTPSSKMLSDILERLAEKIFSYKAYPTDADLGDVAVALTIKHPCLRQSDSFNESYGWKIRLKSKMCNYRTQLKSHGLASELMVNTLKHKSREDLHPLPAKNNKKARRGEANFYPQTSIATPESLEQERTLLLTEVKKRNNEKTIREKMAQTFDFRRQEVVDQKPSIENLMERWPALFQMQEINAEFLRVAAVPLLTRCMAQLDKYSTQLLKIIRKKGGATKAKTATILEFLDQEADADVRRECVLKSLIIYLGECVEDLIKEYTTSQIDQAKQELDSTTMAVFVFRENSSLLQQPKEIGIIIDGVEVITELPSVAAGVVMLFGLCYALNLEYLKGFRFTFEAIQKILMELGSNKMSPKIRKLNGELHTSQ from the exons ATGGCAAATCCGATACGACTCCTCATCTTGTTGAGTGACGACAGCTCAGTGAGGATGGATCTACCACTGGTGCCAGAGACCGTTGAAGAGCTCATTGAACAGGTCCAAGAAGCATGCCAACTTGTTGGATGCATCAGGCTGCAATACAAGGATGTGGACTTTGGTGGAACATTTGTTAACCTGAGCACAACCTCCTCGATCAAGGATCTTGCCACCATCAAGGTCATACCGCTTGTTCCTGATAGTGATATCATTCTGGAATTTATAGACAGTGTCTCATCTAATTTGAGTGAGCTAGACTCAAGCTCCCTCTCAGCACAAACTGATTCAGGTGACACAGTCATACTCGGCAGCAGCCCCTCCGGGAGACTCCGAACAGAGCCCTGGCCAAAGCAGTTCAACATCCCGACCTTCTCCTTTGAAACAGAAGGTCAACTCGAGAAAGGGAATGCTGATTACACCAGGAACCTAACTAGACTGACGCCTTCGTCAAAAATGCTGTCCGACATACTGGAAAGATTGGCAGAGAAGATTTTCTCCTACAAGGCATACCCCACTGATGCAGACTTGGGTGATGTTGCAGTGGCTCTGACAATTAAGCATCCCTGCCTGAGGCAATCAGACTCCTTCAATGAGAGCTACGGATGGAAAATTAGACTGAAGAGTAAGATGTGCAACTATCGCACTCAGCTGAAGTCGCATGGACTTGCATCTGAGCTCATGGTGAATACTCTCAAACATAAGTCACGAGAAGATCTCCATCCCCTCCCagcaaagaacaacaaaaaggCAAGAAGAGGTGAGGCCAATTTCTATCCTCAGACCAGCATTGCGACTCCAGAAAGCCTGGAGCAAGAGAGAACATTGCTTCTGACTGAAGTAAAGAAGAGAAACAATGAGAAAACCATACGGGAGAAGATGGCCCAGACCTTCGACTTTAGGAGGCAAGAGGTTGTGGATCAGAAGCCTTCCATCGAGAACCTCATGGAAAGATGGCCAGCTCTATTCCAGATGCAAGAG ATCAATGCCGAGTTTTTGCGGGTTGCTGCAGTTCCCTTGCTGACGAGATGTATGGCCCAGCTGGACAAGTACTCCACGCAGCTACTGAAGATTATCAGAAAGAAAGGAGGAGCAACCAAAGCAAAAACTGCCACGATCCTGGAGTTTCTTGATCAG GAGGCAGATGCTGATGTCAGAAGGGAGTGTGTCCTCAAATCTCTTATCATCTACCTGGGAGAATGTGTTGAGGACCTGATAAAAGAATACACG ACGTCCCAGATAGATCAAGCCAAGCAAGAGCTAGACAGTACCACCATGGCGGTCTTCGTCTTCAGAGAGAACTCAAGCCTTCTACAACAGCCCAAAGAGATCGGGATCATCATTGATGGTGTAGAAGTCATCACTGAGTTGCCTTCCGTGGCAGCTGGAGTGGTAATGCTCTTTGGACTCTGTTATGCTCTTAACTTGGAATATCTCAAGGGGTTCAGGTTCACCTTTGAGGCTATTCAGAAGATCCTGATGGAGCTTGGTTCCAACAAGATGAGCCCCAAGATTCGCAAACTGAATGGTGAACTCCACACTTCACAGTAG